In the genome of Massilia sp. W12, the window CCACTATTGGCCGGTGCTCTTGATTGTGCTGGGCGTGATCAAGCTGCAGGAAGACGCGCCGAATAAATCTTATTTCACCGGCGCAGCCTTGATTGCAGTCGGCGCGGTGTTGACCATGAACCGCCTGGGCTGGTTGAGTTTCAGCTGGAAAATCATCTGGCCTTTGATGTTTATGCTGGGCGGCCTGGCCCTGATTGTGCGCGCGGTGACAGACAATGCAGACAAGCCTGGGCACACGCCCGATGGCGTCGCCGCACAGGGCGGCAACGATGGTTCGTATGTGCGCGCCAGTGTGCTGATGGGCGGGATTGAGCGGCGCTTGAATACGCCGGATTTCAAAGGCGGCAGAATCAGCGCCGTGATGGGAGGGTGCGAATTGGATTTGCGCCTGTGCGATTTGCAAGGCGAGGCCACGCTCGATGTGCAGGCGGTGATGGGCGGCGTCGAAATCAAGGTGCCGATGGATTGGGCGGTGGAGATGCGCGGCACGCCGATTTTAGGCGGCTTTGAGGATAAAACCATGGCCCCGCAAGACAGCAGCAAACGCCTGATCATCACCGGCGTGGCAGTGATGGGCGGCGTCAGTGTGGAAAGCAGACCGCGCTGATGCCGGGATTTTTACAAAATCTGCGCAGCGTCAGCCTGTATTTGCTGGTCTGGGCCATCTTCGGCGCCCTGCTCGGCTCAGGCATTCACAGCGCCAGCAACAACGCCTTGCCGGCCTGCCTGTTTTTTGCGCTTCCCGCCGCCATCCTGTTTGGCGTTGCGGCGGGTTTTTCTTCTTATTATGTGTGCCGCGCCTATCCGCTCAAGCAATATCATGCGGCGGCGCTGGCCCTGATTTTATGCAGCGCCGCCACCCTGGCCGGCTTGTTGTGGACGGCCCTCTGGCTGGCTTTGCAGCATCTGCTGCGCAACACCTGGCTGGATTGGCTTGCCTTGAACCTGACGCCGGCTTTGCAAATTGCCCTGTTCGCGCTCGGCGCCCTGTTGTACCTCTTATGCTGCGCCTTGCACTATTTAGCGGCTGAATTTGAACAGCGGCGCGATTTGGAAAAGCGCGAATTGCAAGCACAAGTGGCGGCGCAGGAAGCCGAACTGCGCCTGCTGCGCAGCCAGATTGATCCGCATTTCTTATTCAACAGCCTCAATTCCATCAGCGCCCTGACCTCGGCCAACCCGGCAGGCGCGCGTGAAATGACCTTGCGCCTGGCCGATTTTTTCCGCCGCAGTCTGCATGTGCACGCCGACCGGCATATCAGCGTGGCGCAGGAAATGCTGTTGATCGAAGATTATCTGGCGATTGAAAAAATACGCTTTGGCCAACGCTTGCAAATCGCGTTGTCGGTAGAACCAGCCGCGCAATCCTGCCTGGCGCCGCCGATGATTTTGCAAGCGCTGGTGGAAAACGCGATCAAGCATGGCATTGCGCAGTTGCTCGAAGGCGGCGCCATCGAGATCAAGATACGGACTCAGGCGCCGTATTTGAAAATCAGTGTGAGCAACCCGGTTGATCCGGATTACCGCCCGCCCCGGGGACGGCGCGGCATCGGGCTGGAGAATGTGCGCCAGCGCCTGCACCATGCGTATGGCCACACCGCCAGCGCGCATTGGCGGATGCAAGCGCATCAGTTCCAGGTGGAATTAACCCTGCCCTTGCAAACAGGAACACAAGATGCGGGTATTGATCGTTGACGATGAAGAATTGGCGCGCATGGTCTTGCGCGAAATGCTGGCCGCCCACCCGGATCTTGAATTGATCGGCGAAGCGGCGAATGGCTATGAGGCGGTGAAGGCGATTAGCGAATTGCGCCCGGATCTGGTCTTGCTGGATATTCAAATGCCCAAATTGAACGGCTTTGAAGTGCTGGAGCTGGCTGCCGGCCGCGCCCCCGCGCCGCACTATATTTTCGTCAGCGCGTTCGATCAATACGCCTTAAAAGCGTTTGAAGTGCACGCCCTGGATTATCTGCTCAAGCCGGTCAGTCCCGAGCGTCTGGCGCATGCCTTAAACCACGCCAGGCAAAGCCTGGGCCGCGCGCAAGCCTTGGCGCCGCTGGTGCAACACGCGCAGTTGCAACATGGCCCCTTGACGCGCATTCTGATCCGCGACGGCGGCAAGGTGCATGTGGCGCCGCTTGAGCAAATCAGATATATCGAAGCGCAGGATGATTATGTGCAAATCCACTGCGCCGGGCGCAGCTTTTTGAAAAACCAGCGTTTGAGCGAACTCGAAGCCCTGCTGGATCCGGCGCGTTTTTTGCGCATCCACCGCTCATACATCCTGAATCTGGATTATCTGGCGCGCATTGAGCCGCTGAGCAAAGACAGCCAGCAGGCTTTATTGACAAGCGGCGATAAACTGCCGATCAGCCGCAGCGGCTATCAAAAATTGAAGGACGTCTTGCAATAGACATCGCTTGAGACTGGCTGCCCGCATTTGCAGCGATGTGATTGGCCAATTTCCACGCCGCAGCCCCCCATGCCATGCTCAGTAAGCGTAAAAAAACAAAACCCCGCCTTTTTCAAAAGGCAGGGTTTTCATTCGCCCGAGGACGCCACGGCGTCCTTTTTTATCGGGACAAGCAAATCAAGCTTGTTTGCGGCGACGCGCCAATGCGCCCAGCACGCTCAGACCGCCCAGCATCATGGCCCAGGTTTCGGCTTCCGGCACCGGGGTCAGGTTGACGTTGGCGCCAAAGCTGCCGCCGGTGTTGGAGACCACAAAGCCATTCACTTGCAGCCAGTAGTCGCCCGGTTGCAGGGTCACATTGTAGAGCGACCACAGATCGATGTCGCCGCGCGATTCCTGCACGCCCTGCGCCACCACGCCAGCATTGTTGCGGATGGTGAAATCAGTGATTTCCAGACCATTGGTCGCACGCGAGCTGATCGAAGACAGATAGGATTCCAGGATCACATACGGACGATCGCTGATGCTGAAGGTGAATTTGTCAGCGAAGAAGTTGTTGCGCTGATTGTTACCGAAGGTGGCGCCGAAGTCCGTGGTGTTGTCCAGGAACTGCAGAGCTTGAGTCGGATGGCTGATGTCGGTTGCTGCGATTGCGACCGGTGCGAAGCTGAATGCCGCCAAAGCCAGGCCAAAACCGGCGAATGCTGCCTTGCTGCCTTTCATAAATACCTCTTGGAATATTGATTGGAATAGATGGAGTGTGATTTATACCCACGCTTATAACTATGAGCATTTGCGTCATAGTGTAGCCGACAATAGCATTTTTTGCTATCTGTTCTGCTTAAACGAGGATTGCCGCGAAATCAGGCCAGCCAGGCGCCGCCAAGGCGCCCCGGTTCCGCCCCAAGCACTTGTATATGCTCGTGATTTTGCCCGGCTGCGCTCTCGGTGCGGAACGAATGAAAATGCAGAATTCAGCACAGTGGATAGGAAAGGCCGGCGCCATAAGTGACAGGCATTAAACAAAATGCAATGCGCGGCAAGCCAATTTCGCACCAAAAGTGTGCGATATCGCTCACAATTTCTAACAGTTTTTAGAATCGTTTACCTAATGTAACAGAACTGAAATCGTGTATGAAAATTCCCCGCTGGAAACATATTCTTGTCAAGAATATACAGCATACTGAGGAAAACCGGCTGCTGCCGGCATGCTTGCGCAAACCCGCATCAGCGTGTGGCATATGGCGCAGCCAGCGGATCGCCCACCAGCAAGCCTTGCGCCGGCCAGGCGATGCTTTTCAGATAGGCTTCCAATGCGCTGGCGCCGGCCAGATAGTGTTTTAATAAAACCGTGGGATGAGGGAATTTCTGCGGATGGGCGCAGGGTTCAGACACCGTGCCATAGCTGGCCGTGGCGCCGGCCTCCAGCCAGCGCAATACCGTCATCTGACTTTTGCCCTGCAAATCGCCGCCGAACGATGTCAGATGATCCGCCAGCGCGCCCGGCAAAAAGTGCAGCGTTTCCAATTTTTGCACATGCGGCGCGCCGGTTTGGTAAATCATCACATCCGACACCCCTTCCAGGGCGTCGCTGCGCAGATTTTTGATGCGCAATTTCTTTTGCGGCAAATTGGCGGCAGGCGGAAAAAACGGCACGCGCGTATTGCGTGCGCGGTCACTGGTATGCAGATAATAGGCGCCGGCTTCGCGCAAACCCTCGCGCCCGGCCTGGTATGACTTGGCCAGCAATTTACGCGCCAAGTCCGGCGCATCCGTCGGCAACAGCATCGCCGGACGCAAGCCATGATCGGTGTAGGGTGCGTTGGATTCAGAATCAAAATAGGGATTCGGGCGGCTGGGATTGCAGGTGCGCTGACAAATCCCCGGCTCAAAGCCGAAAGTCATGGCCGAGGTAATGGAATTGCATTCGACCGCATACGGCGCACTCCACACCAGCAACATGGCTTGGATGTCCGGCTTGAGCTGGGCCATCACGCCCTGGCGCAGAAAGCGGAAAGCGCCGCTGTCGATGCGCGCAGGCTTGCCCGGCAGGCGGATGTGGATCAGATTTTGCGGTGGAATCTGGTACAGCTTTTGATATTCGGCGGCGATTTGCACGCTGCCCGGATCAGCGTCATTCACCACCAGCGCCAATTGTTCCGGTTTGAGCGCATAGCGCTCGACTGGGGCCGCCGCAGCCGCCATGGGCAAGGCCGCTAGCCAAGCCATGCAGCGCCATGCGCTGACTGAAAAATACCGGGTAAGCTTCATCGCAATCCATCGCCAAAGCAGTGATTGCCGCATGATAGAACAATCTGCCGCCAAGCCCGGATTTGCGCGTAAAAAAAGCGGGGCGCACCCCGCTTTTGTGAATCTTACTGCGCCAATCAGGCTTTACGGCGACGCGCCAACACGCCCAGCGCGCCCAAACCGGCCAGCATCATGCCCCAGGTTTCAGCTTCCGGAATCGGGCCGGGGCCAGGGCCTTGCTTGAGGTTGATGTTGCCGCCGTAGCTGCCGCTGGTGGTGGACACCATGTAGCCGCTCACTTGCAGCCAGTAATTGCCGGCTTGGAAGTCGTGCGTCGGCAGTTTCCACACATCTTTCACGCCGGTGCTGACTTGCTGACCGCCAAACACCAGCTGACCGGCGTTGTTGTAGATGCTGAAGCCGGTCAGGGCCAAGCCGGTGCTGGCGCTGGCGCTGATCGAAGACACGATGGCTTCGGCGTGGTACACGCTGTTCAGGGTGAAGGTGAATTTGTCAGCAAAGAAGTTATCTTTGTTGTTGGCTGCGAATTTGCCGCCAAAATTGATCGAGTTATTGCTGCTGTTCAGGGTCAGCGCGGTCGGGCTGTGGCTGATATCTTGTACTGCGTGCGCATTGAAGGACATTGCGGCTGCCAGGGCAATAGCGGTGAGGGCAATCTTTTTCATGAAGCTTCCTATATTGTGTTGAAAGGTATGCGGGTTGGAGTAAAGCATGCTGAACGTGGCAGCGGCGTTGCGATGCGCCTTCCGATGTGGCGCGGAGCTGCTCACGTTCTCCACCCTGACCTGGCCTGCGCCAATCTGGATCCGGAACAATATATCCGGGCATGATGTTAAAAAATCCGGGGGCTGGAAAGCTGTTTCACAACAGCTTGATCCCGAAAAGATCCTTGCTTGGCATGAATGTCGGCAACGCTTACTGCACTGCGCAACATTCCTGGCTGGTGTTGCCACTAATTGTAATTGAATTCAGCATTTTGCGCCTCTGTTGTTGTTATACGTGGATTGGTGACTTTCCGAGCGCAAAGAAAAGATACTCACGGGCATCATCCTCACCTTTCCTCTCTTTTCGCATTTTCAACCATGACTCATAATGCGGAATATAGCGTGGCGCCATGCCGCGCAAGCTGGGCAACCAGCCGCTGTTTTTCAACATGGCGATCTGGCGGCGTTGCGCAGCCCCGGAACTCTTGGCCGGCGCCGGCCCCTCCTGACTTGCGGCAGACCCTGAGACGGTTTTCGCCGCATCCTGGCGCGGCGGTTTGACGCCCTGCACCTGGCCGGCCGCCAGGAATCGGTGCCGCCAGCGGAAGGCGCGATCCAGATTCAAGCCCACCTTCTGGGCTGCCTCACGCAAGGTCATCCCCTGCGCCAGGCACTCCGCGTATTCGGTGAATTTTTCCTTGTTGCGCAGGCGCGAAAGCGGGGTATTGCTGACGCAATTGGAAGAGCGTCCACAGTCTTTGCAGCGCACCCGCTGCATGCCATGTTCAAAGCCATTGCGCACCACATGCGCACTGCCGCAATGGTGGCAATGCAAGCCGCCGCCCGCCTCTTGCAGCGCCTGCCAGGTCTGCTGTAATTGGTCATTGCGCGAGAGCGCAGCGCGCAAACGGCGGATTTGCGCCGGCGATAATTGATGCAGCTGGGAGAGGAAATTTTCAAATTGGGCGGTTTGCATATGTGCTCCTGAGAACAGCGGCTGATTATCGCACGTATCCTCGTTTAATCCGAACATTACTTTACAAGGACGAAACAATAATATTAATTTTTTTACATAGTTGAAATTGAGCCTGTTATTTTTATTTGCATCAAAATCTGCGCAGCAACAATCATGTATCAAAAAGACAATGAATTTATCGCAATTCATGCCATGTATAGCAAGGAATGATCATGATATGCGTATTTGTTTTTGAGAAGGCTGCAGGGATGGCGCACTCAAGCTTTGCGCGCCCGCCGCAGTGATGCGGAAAAAGCCATGCTGGCCCAGGCGTGCGGGCCGCGCATTGCCTCAACTTGGCTTGGCAATCGATTGGTTTTAGTTCAGCCGCAGTCTCCAGCGCCGCTTCGCATGCAATGCAGGCGAAAAAAAAACCCTGGCCAAGACCAGGGTTTTTTCATACAAAGACGTGGCTGGATTATGACAAATGACGCGCAGTGGTGTTTTGCCAGTTCCAGGCGTCGCGGCACATGTCCTCGATGTCGCGTTCAGCACGCCAGCCCAGATCGCGCAAGGCCAGCGATGCATCGGCGTAACAAGTGGCGATGTCGCCGGGGCGGCGCGCCACAATTTGATACGGAATCGGGCGGCCGCAGGCTTTTTCAAACGCCGCCACCATTTCCAGCACGCTATATGCACGGCCAGTGCCCAGATTCCAGGTATGGATGCCGGGCAGGCTTGGCAGTTTTTCCAAGGTTTTGACATGGCCCAGCGCCAAATCCACCACGTGGATGTAGTCGCGCATGCCGGTGCCATCCAGCGTCGGATAATCATTGCCGAACACCGCCAGCCGCTCGCGCCGCCCTTCCGCCACCTGGGCCACAAAGGGCAACAGATTATTCGGCGGGCCATTCGGATCTTCGCCAATCAAACCGCTGATGTGGGCGCCGACCGGATTGAAATAGCGCAGCAGCGCAATATGCCAATCCGGCTTGGCTTTGATGACATCGTGCAAAATCTGCTCAATCATCAGCTTGCTGCGGCCATAAGGATTGGTGGCGGAGACGGGAAAATCTTCCGTGATCGGCACCGTGTGCGGATCGCCATACACCGTGGCCGAAGAGGAAAACACCAATTGCTTGACGCCGGCTTCGGCCATGCATTCAAACAAAATCAGGCTGCCATTGATATTGTTGTCGTAATACTCCAGCGGTTTTTCAACCGATTCACCAACTGCTTTCAAGCCGGCGAAATGGATCACGGCGTCAAACTGATGGCGCGCAAACACTTCACGCATGCGCGCACGGTCGCGGATATCGCCCTGCTCCATGCACAATTCGCGTCCGGCGATTTGCGCCAGCCGTCCCAATACGGAAGGCTTGCTGTTGCAGAAATTGTCATACAAAACCGGCTCATGTCCCGCACTCAATAATTCCAGCGCGGTATGTGAGCCGATATAGCCGGCTCCGCCTGTCACCAGGATTTTCATATTCACCCCTTGTTGGCAAATACTGCGTCATACGCGGCGAGCAATTTTGGCGCCTCGTATTTCCATTCCAGCTCGTGCTCCACCCGGTTGCGGCCAAAATCGCCCATCTGCTTGCGGCGTGGCGCATCGTCCAACAACTCGGCGATTTTCTGCGCCATGTCCACCGGATCATTGCGCTTGGCGTACAGCGAAGCCTGTTGCGCGGAGACCTTGCCTTCGGTCAGATCAAATTGCACGATGGGTTTGGCCAGGGCCATGTATTCCATGATTTTATTCATGGTGGACTTGTCATTCATCTCATTGGCGACGTCAGGATTGACGCACACATCGGCGGTGTTGAGCATATCGAGCAACACCTCATCCGGCGCACGCCCGGTGAAAGTGACATGATCGGCGATACCGAGATCTTTCGCCATCTGCTTCATTTGCTCCAGCGATGTGCCGCCGCCGACCAGGCCGAAATGCACATCTTTGCGTCCCATATCGTGAATCAAATGGCGCGCGCATTGCAACAGCAGATCAATCCCCTCTTGCGCGCCCATCACGCCGACATAGCCGACCAGATATTGCTTGCCGCATTTGAGTTCAGGCTTGGGCGGCACAATCCGCAGGCGGTCGAGTTTGGGGCCGCTGCGCACCACATACACCTTGGCCGGATCCATGCCGCCGCGTTCAATCGCAATTTTTTTATACGATTCATTGGTGGCGATCGAGACATCCGAGGTTTTAAAGCTCCAGCGCTCCAGCACGATCATCAATTTGTAGAAGAAATCGCGGCGGTTGAATTTGGCTTCGTACAACTCCGGATTGATGTCGTGATGATCGAACACAAAGCGCTTGCCGAACAGCTTGAAAAAGCCGCCCACCAAAAACAGCAGATCCGGCGGATTGCAGGCATGGATCACATCAAAGCCATGCTTGAACAAGACTTTGAAAGCCAGCCGGAAGCTGTGGAACAGCGCCATCGAGTATTCGATGGCATAGCCCTTGGCGCCTTCCGCTTCCAGCGGCAAAGCGTAGCGGTAGATATGAATGCCGTCGATTTCCTCGTAGCGCTTTTCATAGCCTTTACCGGTCGGGCAGATGATGCTGACCTGGTAGCCATTCGCGTGCAGGGTGGTGGCTTCCTGCCACACGCGCCGGTCAAACGGCGATGGCAGGTTTTCCACCAGGATCAAAACGCGGCGCGGCTTACCAGCAGATGCCATCGTACTGTCCCCCGCTTTGTTGTTTGGAAATGCGCACCAGATCCACCAATTGCTGACCTTCGCGCAGGCGGGTCGGCACGGCCTTGAATTCTTCCGCGCCATTGCCGATCACCACGGTGTCGGCGAATTCCAGCACTTCATCAATCGAATTCACCATCAATTTGGAGATGTGCGGAATGTGGTTCAGGATGTAATCCTGATTCGCGCCGGTGAGTGCGGCCAGATTCACGTTTTTATCATACAGCTTGAGCTGATAACCCTTGCCCAGCAGATATTCAATCACATCGACCAAGGGCGATTCGCGCAAATCGTCAGTGCCGGCTTTAAACGAAAAGCCCAGGATGCCGACTTTTTTATGGCCCTTGTCAGCGATCATCTTGATGCCTTTTTCAACCTGGCGCTGGTTGGACGGCAGAATCGAGTTCAGCAGCGGCAAATCAAGATCCAGGCTGCGCGCTTTATACGTCAGGGCGCGCACGTCTTTCGGCAGGCAGGAGCCGCCGAAGGCAAAGCCGGGTTTCATGTAATACGGGGACAGATTGAGTTTGGTGTCCTGGCAGAAAATCTCCATCACTTTATGGCCGTCGATGCCGAGCGATTTGCAGATATTGCCGATTTCATTGGCGAACGCCACTTTCACCGCATGCCAGGTGTTGTCGGTGTATTTCACCATTTCTGCGGTTTCAACATCGGTGCGCACCAGCGGCGCCTGCATTTTTTCATACAGGCCGACCAGCATTTCACCGGCGCGCGCATCGGTTTCGCCGATCACCGTCTTGGGCGGATTGTAGTAGTCATACACCGCCGTGCCTTCGCGCAGGAATTCAGGATTGTTGCAGACGCCGAAATCGACCCCGGCGACTTTGCCGGATGCTTCTTCAAGCACCGGAATCACCACGCTGCGCATGGAGCCTGGCAGCATGGTGCTGCGCGCCACCACCACATGGAAATCAGATTTTTCGCGCATCGCAGCGCCGATTTCCTGACACACTTTGCGCACATGGCTGAGATCAAGATTGCCATTGAGCTGGCTGGGGGTGCCAACGCAAATCAGCGAGATGTCGGTGGACAATACCGCGTCGCGCACATCAATGGTTGCGCGCAGATGGCCGGATTTGACAGTGGCGGCGATCATTTCGCCAATGTCTTTTTCAATAATAGGGGTAATCCCCTGGTTGATCAGATCGACCTTGGTGCGGTTCGGGTCAACCCCGACCACATTATGTCCGTCACTGGCCAGACAACCTGCCGAAACGGCGCCAACATAACCCAGGCCAAAAATACTGATTTTCATGGATTCACCTCTTGTCGGGAATTAATAGATGCAGCGATGCTGCAATAAGGAGTGTGAGAACTCAGCCGAAACTACTGCCGGCCCCGCTGCGGGGCCGTGCATGCTTGCGTGCGAGGCGAAAACTGCGCTGCATTCAGGCACGGAAACAAGCTGCGTCCGCATATTGTCAAACTGGAAATATAGCATGTTTCACCCTGTGCCGTCTGCGAAATAAACCTTTGCTCACATCTTGTGCGCTGGCCGCCTCACTGCGCGCCGGCCTCGCCTTCGATTTCAATGCGTATCATGGTGGTGCGTTTTAAGCAGCCCCGGAATTTTTCCTGCCAATACACAGTGGGACAGGGTTGCTTTTCATCAAAATGGCGCGAGATCCAACCCAGCTCCGGGTCTTCGCTGCCGTTGCGCAATTCCGGCAGGCCGACATGTCCCGCGTCTTCCTGCGTCATATACAGCTTGACTGCGCCGGATTGAATCAGCACATGATCGCCCTCGACCGTAACCTGGCAGGAATCATCGAAATGCCAGAAGAATTCCGCGCTGTGATCTTCGTCAGAGTCCAACACGTCTTCGACTAAAATCATGCGCCGCCGTTTGTCCCAGGCGATGGTGCGGCGGTGCAAGACCGGGTCATCCAAACGCATATAGCCGTCATGCTCGGCCACCAGGCGGTCGAAATTGACATTCGTGTCAAAGCTTTCCGCTTCACAAGTGGCTTTTTTGAGCCACATGAAATTGCCGCCGGATTCGGATTGATCCACCCCGTCCACCCGCACCGTGTTATGGGCTGACGTGCCACGGAAATAATCACGCCATTTGCGCTCGGTATGGTAGGCATAGGTGCCGGGATCGATCAGGATAGGCCGCCCGGCCACCGACAGGGTGAACGACAAGGCATCGGCATGGCCATGCGCGGCAATCGAGAGATAACCCAGGGGGCCGGCGTCAGCCACAATCTTGACTTCACGCGGCGTATCGAAATCGCTGCCCAAAATGTAATAGCCGCCTTTGGGGAATTCGCGTTTTTGCGGAAATTCGAGCGGATTCGGATTGCCCAGCGCTTCATATTCCTGCGCGCCGCCATCGCCTAACAGCCAGCGGCTCTTGTCTTCAAAGCCGGCGGATTTGGCTTTAAAGTCAGCGCGTTTGAACAGCACCGCGCCGGTCGCCAGCAAGGAACGGAAGGCGTCGAAATTGTTTTGCCGCGAAAAACGCACCATCAGCGCGTCATCCGAGTCGCCAATCATCGGCACATGTCCCTCGACATCCATAATCGCTTCGACAAATTCGAGCATGGCCTCCAGGCGGCGCCAGTAGGCATTGGAAAATTCGACCCCATTGGCGCGCCCGAACAAGCCGTTTAACAAGAGCATGTCGGCGACTTCATGGTGATACCAGATGCCCTGCTCCAGATTCACGCCGTCATCCGCATTTTGCAACAGCGCCTGCACTTCCAAGCCTTCTTTGGCCAGCTTGCTCCATTTTGCGCTGTCTTCCCAGCATGGCCAGGTGGTGGCGCCGATGAACAGTCCCATGTATTCGCCCAGCAAATGATTGTTTGCCGAAGAATGCAAGGAGAAATGGCTGGCGATGAAATGGCAATGCTGGTAAATCGAATTCAGCCAGCGCTGTTTGATGAGCGCGCCTTCGCCGGCAAACAGCGGCGATTTGTCCGCCCCCAGCAAATGCCAGGCCACCGCCCAGTTCGACAGGCGCACCGCGTTTTCCAGCGAACTCGACCAGCCCAGTCCCTTCGGATAGGGACACTGTTCAAACCAGGAGGAAAGCAGATCGAGGCAGCCCTGGCCGTATTTCGCATCGTGCGATAAATACCAGGCTTGCGCCAGCGTCACCAATTCGTAATGGCGGTTCGGCTCCCACAGATATTTAATATTGCCGACCAGGCTTTCATCGCGGTAATCGATGGTTTTGCCAAAGCTCAGCGGCGCGCGGATGCCGGTTTTCGGATCGCGATTCCAATCCGGCGGAAAGCCCAGTTCGATATCGTGCAGCG includes:
- a CDS encoding alginate lyase family protein; the encoded protein is MTSLAWKINRLRTMGPGEITWRVMNAVHTRLEEQGWYLATEPPHPHPAYGRAWLPELPQSFDAAPYLAAADRILAGRFDVFALHDIELGFPPDWNRDPKTGIRAPLSFGKTIDYRDESLVGNIKYLWEPNRHYELVTLAQAWYLSHDAKYGQGCLDLLSSWFEQCPYPKGLGWSSSLENAVRLSNWAVAWHLLGADKSPLFAGEGALIKQRWLNSIYQHCHFIASHFSLHSSANNHLLGEYMGLFIGATTWPCWEDSAKWSKLAKEGLEVQALLQNADDGVNLEQGIWYHHEVADMLLLNGLFGRANGVEFSNAYWRRLEAMLEFVEAIMDVEGHVPMIGDSDDALMVRFSRQNNFDAFRSLLATGAVLFKRADFKAKSAGFEDKSRWLLGDGGAQEYEALGNPNPLEFPQKREFPKGGYYILGSDFDTPREVKIVADAGPLGYLSIAAHGHADALSFTLSVAGRPILIDPGTYAYHTERKWRDYFRGTSAHNTVRVDGVDQSESGGNFMWLKKATCEAESFDTNVNFDRLVAEHDGYMRLDDPVLHRRTIAWDKRRRMILVEDVLDSDEDHSAEFFWHFDDSCQVTVEGDHVLIQSGAVKLYMTQEDAGHVGLPELRNGSEDPELGWISRHFDEKQPCPTVYWQEKFRGCLKRTTMIRIEIEGEAGAQ